A DNA window from Aspergillus nidulans FGSC A4 chromosome I contains the following coding sequences:
- a CDS encoding isocitrate lyase/PEP mutase family protein (transcript_id=CADANIAT00006859), translating into MPIRTEHNNQAIYFRSLHDPKNPLILTNVYDAATASLIANHPSTKAIATGSYAIATSQGIPDDALSFPQNLAAIRSIASVLKRNEVLSHQDQTDISLRFPLTVDIQDGYNDVALTVKEIIKLGVVGCNIEDLDSNTGQLRPLLDAVHRIKVALQAAKESGVPDFVVNARTDVLGSLDKGTIEDAIERGKAYLDAGACTVFVWGGAGGRGVSKDEVERLVKAFEGRLNVKLVLREGFLTVRELKKLGLARISLGPELYRAAMNAFQEKADAVLRD; encoded by the coding sequence ATGCCTATCAGAACCGAACACAACAACCAAGCCATCTACTTCCGCAGTCTCCACGATCCCAAGAACCCACTTATCCTAACCAACGTCTACGACGCAGCAACGGCCTCTCTCATTGCCAATCATCCCTCCACAAAAGCCATTGCAACAGGCAGCTATGCAATTGCCACATCCCAAGGCATCCCGGACGATGCCCTAAGCTTTCCTCAAAACCTAGCTGCTATCCGCTCCATCGCGTCAGTTCTTAAGCGCAATGAAGTGCTCTCCCACCAAGATCAGACAGATATATCTCTCAGATTTCCTTTAACAGTCGATATACAAGACGGCTATAACGATGTCGCTCTGACGGTCAAAGAGATTATCAAGCTAGGCGTTGTAGGCTGCAACATTGAAGACCTTGACAGCAACACAGGCCAGCTTCGCCCCCTCTTAGACGCCGTGCATCGCATAAAAGTTGCGCTGCAGGCGGCGAAAGAATCGGGTGTTCCTGATTTTGTGGTTAATGCGAGGACGGATGTCCTTGGAAGCCTGGATAAGGGGACTATCGAGGATGCGATTGAGAGAGGTAAGGCTTACTTGGACGCTGGTGCTTGCACGGTGTTTGTTTGGGGTGGTGCTGGGGGCAGGGGCGTATCGAAGGATGAAGTTGAGAGATTGGTGAAAGCGTTTGAGGGAAGGCTGAATGTGAAGCTGGTTTTGAGGGAAGGCTTTCTGACAGTGCGTGAAttgaagaagctgggatTGGCGCGGATTAGCCTTGGGCCGGAGCTATATCGGGCTGCAATGAATGCATTTCAGGAGAAGGCAGATGCAGTTTTGAGGGATTGA